The Salmo trutta unplaced genomic scaffold, fSalTru1.1, whole genome shotgun sequence genome window below encodes:
- the LOC115184531 gene encoding TBC1 domain family member 1 isoform X1: MIILQIQMYQLSRLLHDYHRDLYVHLEQHEIGPSLYAAPWFLTAFASHFPLGFVARVFDMLFLQGSEVIFKVSLSLLGSHKPLILQHDSLESIVDFIKTTLPNLGLVQMEKTINQVCEMDLSKQLQAYEVEYHVLQDELCDTPAHLNQSQRTAQLERSNQSLRQQNLDLLEELQVSQARVCCLEGQVEGLAQSEALLREQVFRLEEERNGLRGAVTHLHTLLTALGIHTHTTHGDFNLDTHTHSAADGDGQGDGQGDGQGDGQGDGDGQGVDVPAREGPRLGNVPQREGPRLGQGTAMSSPLLPHPLALSEH; encoded by the exons ATGATTATACTGCAG ATTCAGATGTACCAGCTGTCCCGTCTCCTCCATGACTACCACAGAGACCTGTACGTCCATCTGGAACAACATGAGATAGGACCTTCCCTCTACGCCGCTCCCTGGTTCCTCACTGCCTTCGCCTCTCACTTCCCTCTAGGCTTCGTAGCCAGGGTGTTTG acaTGTTGTTTCTCCAGGGGTCGGAGGTGATCTTCAAGGTGTCCCTAAGTCTTCTGGGTAGTCACAAGCCCTTGATCCTACAGCACGACAGTCTGGAGTCTATAGTGGACTTCATCAAGACGACATTACCGAACTTGGGACTGGTCCAGATGGAGAAGACCATCAACCAG gtgtgtgagatGGACCTGTCCAAACAGCTGCAGGCGTACGAGGTGGAGTACCACGTCTTACAGGACGAGCTGTGTGACACGCCCGCTCACCTCAACCAATCGCAGCGCACCGCCCAGCTGGAACGCTCCAATCAGAGCCTCCGACAGCAAAACCTCGACCTGCTGGAAGaactgcag GTGTCTCAAGCTCGTGTGTGTTGCCTGGAAGGGCAGGTGGAGGGGCTGGCCCAATCAGAGGCTCTGCTGAGAGAACAGGTGTTCCgattggaggaggagaggaacggaCTGCGCGGCGCtgtcacacacctacacacactcctcaccgcgctgggaatacacacacacacaacgcacgGAGACTTCAAcctggacacgcacacacactccgcTGCCGACGGAGACGGACAGGGAGACGGACAGGGAGACGGACAGGGAGACGGACAGGGAGACGGAGACGGACAGGGAGTGGATGTCCCCGCCAGAGAGGGGCCAAGGCTGGGTAACGTACCCCAGAGAGAGGGGCCCAGACTGGGGCAAGGGACAGCGatgtcctcccctctcctccctcatccaCTGGCTCTATCAGAacactga
- the LOC115184531 gene encoding TBC1 domain family member 1 isoform X2, with translation MIILQIQMYQLSRLLHDYHRDLYVHLEQHEIGPSLYAAPWFLTAFASHFPLGFVARVFDMLFLQGSEVIFKVSLSLLGSHKPLILQHDSLESIVDFIKTTLPNLGLVQMEKTINQVCEMDLSKQLQAYEVEYHVLQDELCDTPAHLNQSQRTAQLERSNQSLRQQNLDLLEELQVSQARVCCLEGQVEGLAQSEALLREQVFRLEEERNGLRGAVTHLHTLLTALGIHTHTTHGDFNLDTHTHSAADGDGQGDGQGDGQGDGQGDGDGQGVDVPAREGPRLGNVPQREGPRLGQGTAMSSPLLPHPLALSEH, from the exons ATTCAGATGTACCAGCTGTCCCGTCTCCTCCATGACTACCACAGAGACCTGTACGTCCATCTGGAACAACATGAGATAGGACCTTCCCTCTACGCCGCTCCCTGGTTCCTCACTGCCTTCGCCTCTCACTTCCCTCTAGGCTTCGTAGCCAGGGTGTTTG acaTGTTGTTTCTCCAGGGGTCGGAGGTGATCTTCAAGGTGTCCCTAAGTCTTCTGGGTAGTCACAAGCCCTTGATCCTACAGCACGACAGTCTGGAGTCTATAGTGGACTTCATCAAGACGACATTACCGAACTTGGGACTGGTCCAGATGGAGAAGACCATCAACCAG gtgtgtgagatGGACCTGTCCAAACAGCTGCAGGCGTACGAGGTGGAGTACCACGTCTTACAGGACGAGCTGTGTGACACGCCCGCTCACCTCAACCAATCGCAGCGCACCGCCCAGCTGGAACGCTCCAATCAGAGCCTCCGACAGCAAAACCTCGACCTGCTGGAAGaactgcag GTGTCTCAAGCTCGTGTGTGTTGCCTGGAAGGGCAGGTGGAGGGGCTGGCCCAATCAGAGGCTCTGCTGAGAGAACAGGTGTTCCgattggaggaggagaggaacggaCTGCGCGGCGCtgtcacacacctacacacactcctcaccgcgctgggaatacacacacacacaacgcacgGAGACTTCAAcctggacacgcacacacactccgcTGCCGACGGAGACGGACAGGGAGACGGACAGGGAGACGGACAGGGAGACGGACAGGGAGACGGAGACGGACAGGGAGTGGATGTCCCCGCCAGAGAGGGGCCAAGGCTGGGTAACGTACCCCAGAGAGAGGGGCCCAGACTGGGGCAAGGGACAGCGatgtcctcccctctcctccctcatccaCTGGCTCTATCAGAacactga
- the LOC115184531 gene encoding TBC1 domain family member 1 isoform X3 — translation MLFLQGSEVIFKVSLSLLGSHKPLILQHDSLESIVDFIKTTLPNLGLVQMEKTINQVCEMDLSKQLQAYEVEYHVLQDELCDTPAHLNQSQRTAQLERSNQSLRQQNLDLLEELQVSQARVCCLEGQVEGLAQSEALLREQVFRLEEERNGLRGAVTHLHTLLTALGIHTHTTHGDFNLDTHTHSAADGDGQGDGQGDGQGDGQGDGDGQGVDVPAREGPRLGNVPQREGPRLGQGTAMSSPLLPHPLALSEH, via the exons aTGTTGTTTCTCCAGGGGTCGGAGGTGATCTTCAAGGTGTCCCTAAGTCTTCTGGGTAGTCACAAGCCCTTGATCCTACAGCACGACAGTCTGGAGTCTATAGTGGACTTCATCAAGACGACATTACCGAACTTGGGACTGGTCCAGATGGAGAAGACCATCAACCAG gtgtgtgagatGGACCTGTCCAAACAGCTGCAGGCGTACGAGGTGGAGTACCACGTCTTACAGGACGAGCTGTGTGACACGCCCGCTCACCTCAACCAATCGCAGCGCACCGCCCAGCTGGAACGCTCCAATCAGAGCCTCCGACAGCAAAACCTCGACCTGCTGGAAGaactgcag GTGTCTCAAGCTCGTGTGTGTTGCCTGGAAGGGCAGGTGGAGGGGCTGGCCCAATCAGAGGCTCTGCTGAGAGAACAGGTGTTCCgattggaggaggagaggaacggaCTGCGCGGCGCtgtcacacacctacacacactcctcaccgcgctgggaatacacacacacacaacgcacgGAGACTTCAAcctggacacgcacacacactccgcTGCCGACGGAGACGGACAGGGAGACGGACAGGGAGACGGACAGGGAGACGGACAGGGAGACGGAGACGGACAGGGAGTGGATGTCCCCGCCAGAGAGGGGCCAAGGCTGGGTAACGTACCCCAGAGAGAGGGGCCCAGACTGGGGCAAGGGACAGCGatgtcctcccctctcctccctcatccaCTGGCTCTATCAGAacactga